One genomic segment of Marinitoga piezophila KA3 includes these proteins:
- the dnaB gene encoding replicative DNA helicase, giving the protein MNKELTPPHSQEAEEALLGSIFLDPQILPDILEEIRSHDFYNQQHQIIFKIIEDLFDRGLPVDAISVMESLRNANLLERAGGEDKLIYLAEVVPTPANALYYAKIVKDKSLLRSLITASSEIVEATKTIGEAEEILDFAEKKIFEIAESRATRTYDSVPNIIHDVFEKLDELKKRASVEPNALVTGLPTGFISLDRLTSGFHKSDLIIIAARPSMGKTTFALNVASNLAIKYKIPIAMFNLEMSKEQLVQRILCAEAHVDLQKVRTGMLNNEDWNKLVNAAHKLSQSKIVVDDEPGLDPRTLRAKARRMKREYGIEAIFIDYLQLMSSKSRSGESRQQEISEISRSLKLLARELNVVIVALSQLSRAVEQREDKRPRLSDLRESGAIEQDADMVMFLYRDAYYKRKKDNKKENQDDNGENLILNHPHESELIIGKQRNGPVGTIKLMFDPKITLFYEKDNLHNEPY; this is encoded by the coding sequence TTGAATAAAGAATTAACTCCACCCCATAGTCAGGAAGCAGAAGAGGCGCTTTTAGGTAGTATTTTTCTTGACCCGCAAATATTACCGGATATTCTGGAAGAAATACGTTCACATGATTTTTATAATCAACAACATCAAATTATATTTAAAATTATAGAGGATTTATTTGATAGAGGATTGCCTGTTGATGCAATTTCTGTTATGGAAAGTTTAAGAAATGCAAATTTGCTTGAAAGAGCAGGTGGAGAAGATAAACTTATTTATCTGGCTGAAGTTGTTCCAACACCTGCAAATGCTTTATATTATGCAAAAATCGTAAAGGATAAGTCATTATTAAGAAGCCTTATAACTGCAAGTTCAGAAATAGTTGAAGCAACAAAAACAATTGGTGAAGCGGAAGAAATTCTTGATTTTGCAGAAAAAAAGATATTTGAAATAGCGGAATCACGAGCAACGAGAACATATGATTCAGTTCCGAACATAATTCACGATGTTTTTGAAAAACTTGATGAATTAAAAAAACGTGCTTCAGTTGAACCAAATGCTCTCGTTACAGGTCTACCTACAGGGTTCATTTCTTTAGATCGCCTTACCTCGGGATTTCATAAATCTGATTTAATCATTATCGCAGCTCGTCCATCAATGGGTAAAACAACATTTGCATTAAATGTGGCAAGTAATCTTGCAATAAAATATAAAATCCCAATAGCAATGTTTAACCTTGAAATGTCGAAAGAACAGCTTGTGCAAAGAATATTATGTGCTGAAGCACATGTGGATTTACAAAAAGTTAGAACAGGTATGTTAAACAATGAAGATTGGAATAAATTGGTTAATGCCGCACATAAATTATCCCAATCAAAAATAGTGGTTGATGATGAGCCGGGGCTTGATCCAAGAACATTAAGAGCAAAAGCGAGGAGAATGAAAAGAGAATATGGAATAGAAGCAATCTTTATAGATTATCTTCAATTGATGTCATCTAAATCAAGAAGTGGTGAAAGCAGACAACAGGAAATTTCGGAAATTTCACGTTCATTGAAATTGCTGGCAAGAGAATTAAATGTAGTTATAGTTGCTCTTTCTCAGCTTTCAAGAGCAGTAGAGCAGAGAGAAGATAAAAGACCGCGTTTAAGTGATTTAAGGGAATCAGGGGCTATAGAGCAGGATGCCGATATGGTAATGTTTTTATACAGAGATGCATATTATAAAAGGAAGAAGGATAATAAAAAAGAGAATCAGGATGATAATGGAGAAAATCTTATATTAAATCACCCACATGAGTCAGAGTTAATTATAGGAAAACAGAGAAATGGTCCAGTTGGGACAATAAAATTAATGTTCGATCCAAAAATAACATTATTTTATGAAAAAGATAATTTACATAACGAACCGTATTAG
- the rnr gene encoding ribonuclease R, whose amino-acid sequence MVKNIQKKVIQLIEKKPLLQKEIYNKLKAKTKEERKKVRDALKEMMDNGEIYKNSKNKYCLPGKNMKIGIIEFTRRGSMAFVTIKGGEEIAITLENAKDAMHKDTVLVEIIGTWRDLPKGKVVRVLKRGMKKVVGIFEKKKLFGFIIPIDQKINTDFYVAPENFNDAKPGQVVEAEIIKYGGKNPEVKITKIIGDTNDPKVDLPIVIIKHELPEPGVFPKNVMNEALKIPNTVQDKDLKGRKDFRDEIIFTIDGDTAKDFDDAVQIKKLDNGNYLLGVHIADVSHYVKENSNLDKEAFKRGTSVYLIDTVIPMLPHELSDWICSLVENEDRLTMSLLMEIDENGDVVDFNVYNGVIRSKKRLTYSKVNKLLSNEADEELEKEIGWLRPQLEMMKELMEIIRENRRRRGAILDIEGGEVKFIFDENGNVKDIIPVERGISEVIIEEFMIKANETIASIFDSQGLPFIYRIHEEPDPDMLLQLKNYLEIIGLRYRFPKNIHPKLLQDLLEHLKDHPLKKSIQKLLVRSLKRAVYSDLNVGHFGLASENYTHFTSPIRRYPDLIVHRLLKKYLKGKGTLSKKDIEKYTEKLPEIASHSSKRERVANEAEWDLADMKKVEYILDHMNEIFEVYITNVTKFGLFVEIPDKFIQGLVHVSSMDDYYVYNEKLNVLVGDRKKKVYKLGDKIKVRVKNANKLTAEIDFEIVDKTDEEMEKELKGKYPNAKIKVKRKKKKNKK is encoded by the coding sequence ATGGTAAAAAATATACAAAAAAAAGTTATACAGTTAATTGAAAAAAAGCCATTACTACAAAAAGAAATATATAATAAATTAAAGGCTAAAACAAAGGAAGAAAGAAAAAAGGTAAGAGATGCGTTAAAAGAAATGATGGATAACGGAGAAATCTACAAAAATTCTAAAAACAAATATTGTTTACCAGGAAAAAATATGAAAATAGGAATTATAGAATTTACAAGAAGAGGAAGTATGGCATTTGTAACCATAAAAGGTGGAGAAGAAATAGCCATAACTCTTGAAAATGCTAAAGACGCAATGCATAAAGATACAGTATTGGTGGAAATAATTGGAACATGGCGAGACTTGCCAAAAGGAAAAGTTGTAAGAGTATTAAAAAGAGGAATGAAAAAGGTTGTAGGAATATTTGAAAAGAAAAAATTATTTGGTTTTATTATTCCTATAGATCAAAAAATAAACACAGATTTTTATGTAGCTCCTGAAAACTTTAATGATGCTAAACCAGGACAGGTTGTAGAAGCTGAAATAATAAAATATGGTGGTAAAAATCCTGAGGTAAAGATAACAAAAATAATAGGTGACACAAATGATCCAAAAGTAGATTTACCAATAGTTATTATAAAACATGAGCTTCCTGAGCCTGGAGTATTTCCAAAAAATGTAATGAATGAAGCTTTAAAGATACCAAATACAGTACAGGATAAGGATTTAAAAGGTAGAAAAGATTTTAGAGATGAAATTATCTTTACAATAGATGGAGATACTGCAAAAGACTTTGATGATGCAGTTCAAATAAAGAAATTAGATAATGGAAATTATTTATTAGGTGTTCATATTGCTGATGTTTCTCATTATGTAAAGGAAAATTCCAACCTTGACAAAGAAGCATTTAAAAGAGGAACAAGTGTTTATTTAATAGATACTGTAATTCCAATGTTGCCTCATGAGCTTTCAGATTGGATATGTTCTCTTGTTGAAAATGAAGATAGACTCACCATGTCATTGCTTATGGAAATAGATGAAAATGGTGATGTTGTAGATTTTAATGTATATAACGGAGTTATCAGGAGTAAAAAAAGGCTTACATATAGCAAAGTAAATAAACTATTATCAAATGAAGCAGATGAGGAACTTGAAAAGGAAATAGGCTGGTTGAGACCACAATTAGAAATGATGAAAGAATTAATGGAGATAATCAGGGAAAACAGGAGAAGAAGAGGAGCTATTCTTGATATTGAAGGTGGAGAAGTAAAATTTATATTTGATGAAAATGGCAACGTAAAGGATATAATTCCTGTTGAAAGAGGCATTTCAGAAGTAATAATTGAAGAATTTATGATTAAAGCTAATGAAACTATAGCCTCTATATTTGATTCGCAGGGATTGCCGTTTATATATAGAATTCACGAAGAACCTGATCCGGATATGCTTTTACAACTAAAAAATTATCTTGAAATTATAGGTTTGAGATACAGATTTCCAAAGAATATACATCCAAAATTATTACAGGATTTATTGGAACATCTTAAAGATCATCCATTGAAAAAAAGTATACAGAAATTATTGGTTCGCTCTTTAAAAAGAGCAGTATATTCAGATTTAAATGTAGGACACTTTGGTCTTGCATCTGAAAATTATACGCATTTTACATCACCAATAAGAAGATATCCTGATTTGATTGTACATAGATTATTGAAAAAATATCTAAAAGGAAAAGGAACGCTTTCAAAAAAAGATATAGAGAAATATACAGAAAAGCTTCCTGAAATAGCTTCTCACAGTTCAAAAAGAGAAAGAGTAGCAAATGAAGCGGAATGGGATCTTGCGGATATGAAAAAGGTAGAGTATATTTTAGACCATATGAATGAAATCTTTGAAGTATACATAACTAATGTAACCAAATTTGGTTTGTTTGTGGAAATACCGGATAAATTTATACAGGGTCTTGTTCATGTATCCTCTATGGATGATTATTATGTTTATAATGAAAAATTAAATGTTCTTGTTGGAGATAGAAAAAAGAAAGTTTATAAATTAGGAGATAAAATAAAGGTAAGGGTAAAAAATGCAAATAAATTAACAGCGGAAATAGATTTTGAAATAGTTGATAAAACAGATGAAGAAATGGAAAAAGAATTAAAAGGGAAATATCCAAATGCAAAGATAAAAGTAAAAAGAAAAAAGAAGAAAAATAAAAAGTAA
- a CDS encoding ferritin, with translation MISKVMEEAINKQINEEMFSAYLYLSMSAYFEKIGLKGFANWMKVQYEEEMFHAMKFYNYLLSRGGEVKLYTIKEPKKDWESPLNAFEETLEHEKHITKCINELVDLAEKEKDRATFNFLQWYIDEQVEEEANDEEIIAKLKMIKDSPNGLFMLDRELAGRTFNEPAAE, from the coding sequence ATGATTTCAAAAGTTATGGAAGAAGCTATAAATAAACAAATTAACGAAGAAATGTTCTCTGCATATTTATATTTATCAATGTCAGCATATTTTGAAAAAATAGGATTAAAAGGTTTTGCAAACTGGATGAAGGTTCAGTATGAAGAAGAAATGTTTCATGCAATGAAGTTTTATAATTATTTACTTTCAAGAGGTGGAGAAGTAAAATTATATACTATAAAAGAACCTAAAAAGGACTGGGAATCACCATTAAATGCATTTGAGGAAACATTGGAACATGAAAAGCATATAACAAAATGTATAAATGAGTTAGTTGATTTAGCAGAAAAAGAGAAAGATAGAGCTACATTTAATTTCTTACAATGGTATATTGATGAACAGGTTGAAGAAGAAGCAAATGATGAAGAAATAATAGCTAAATTAAAAATGATTAAAGATAGTCCAAATGGATTATTTATGCTTGATAGAGAATTAGCAGGAAGAACATTTAATGAACCTGCCGCAGAATAA
- a CDS encoding NADH-dependent [FeFe] hydrogenase, group A6, with the protein MPKITINCKEVEVPENYTVLDAINSIGAYVPTLCYMKLEDIGIENKPASCRVCMVEVEGRRNLAPACATPVFDGMVVKTHSRRAIQARRTAVQLLLSDHPQDCLKCPKNGDCELQSLAHELNIVSNPFMGKMSTHRIDESAAIIRDPNKCIMCRRCETVCNEFQTVGVLSAVNRGFDAVVKPTFDWNLENTACTFCGQCVAVCPTGALVEKSYIDQVWDVIEDPTKHVVVQTAPAVRVALGEEFGYEPGTISTGKLVSALKVLGFDKVFDTNFSADLTIMEEASEFKERLENGGYMPMLTSCCPGWVKFLEHQFPDLLEMPSSAKSPQQMFGAIAKTYYAQKAGIDPKDIVVVSVMPCLAKKYEANREEMRDSGYKDVDYVITTRELADMIRESGINFQNLPEGEYDNPLGESTGAADIFGRTGGVAEAALRTAYEWITGEELKDVDFEALRGYEGVRIAEVDIKGQKIRIGVAHGLGNVRKLLEDIREGKVEVHLIEVMACPGGCVGGGGQPYHHGDFNIIKKRMEAINKIDKSKPIRKSHENPSIKKLYDEFLEKPLSEKSHKLLHTRYFEREWL; encoded by the coding sequence ATGCCAAAAATTACTATAAATTGTAAAGAGGTTGAAGTTCCTGAAAATTATACAGTTTTAGATGCTATTAATTCAATAGGTGCATATGTTCCAACATTATGTTATATGAAACTTGAAGATATAGGAATTGAAAATAAACCTGCCTCATGTAGGGTTTGTATGGTTGAAGTAGAAGGAAGAAGAAACCTTGCTCCAGCATGTGCTACTCCAGTTTTTGATGGAATGGTTGTTAAAACACATTCAAGAAGAGCTATTCAGGCAAGAAGAACTGCTGTTCAACTTTTATTATCAGATCATCCTCAGGATTGTTTAAAATGTCCTAAAAATGGTGACTGTGAATTACAGAGCCTTGCTCACGAATTAAATATTGTTTCAAATCCTTTTATGGGTAAGATGTCAACTCACAGAATTGACGAATCAGCTGCTATTATAAGAGATCCAAATAAATGTATTATGTGTAGAAGATGTGAAACTGTATGTAATGAATTCCAGACAGTTGGTGTATTATCAGCAGTTAATAGAGGATTTGATGCTGTTGTGAAACCAACTTTTGACTGGAATTTGGAAAATACCGCATGTACTTTCTGTGGTCAATGTGTTGCAGTATGTCCAACAGGAGCTCTTGTTGAAAAATCATATATTGATCAGGTCTGGGATGTAATTGAGGATCCAACAAAACATGTTGTAGTTCAAACAGCTCCTGCAGTAAGGGTTGCTCTTGGTGAAGAATTTGGTTATGAACCTGGAACAATTTCAACAGGGAAACTTGTTTCTGCATTAAAGGTTTTAGGTTTTGATAAAGTATTTGATACTAATTTTAGTGCTGATTTAACTATAATGGAAGAAGCTTCTGAATTTAAAGAAAGACTTGAAAATGGTGGATATATGCCTATGCTTACAAGTTGTTGTCCAGGCTGGGTTAAATTCTTAGAACATCAGTTCCCTGATTTATTAGAAATGCCATCAAGTGCTAAATCACCTCAGCAAATGTTTGGTGCAATAGCAAAAACATATTATGCACAAAAAGCAGGAATTGATCCAAAGGATATAGTTGTAGTTTCAGTTATGCCATGTCTTGCTAAAAAATATGAAGCAAACAGGGAAGAAATGAGAGATTCAGGTTATAAAGATGTTGATTATGTAATTACTACAAGAGAATTGGCAGATATGATCAGAGAATCAGGTATTAACTTCCAGAATTTACCCGAAGGTGAATACGATAATCCATTAGGCGAGTCAACAGGTGCTGCTGATATATTCGGTAGAACAGGTGGTGTTGCAGAAGCTGCATTAAGAACTGCTTATGAATGGATTACAGGAGAAGAATTAAAAGATGTTGATTTTGAAGCTTTAAGAGGTTATGAAGGAGTAAGAATTGCTGAAGTTGATATTAAAGGTCAAAAAATCAGAATTGGTGTTGCTCATGGTTTAGGTAATGTTAGAAAATTGTTAGAAGATATCAGAGAAGGTAAAGTTGAGGTACATCTTATTGAAGTAATGGCATGTCCTGGCGGATGTGTTGGTGGTGGAGGACAACCTTATCATCACGGAGACTTTAATATCATCAAAAAGAGAATGGAAGCTATTAATAAAATCGATAAAAGCAAACCTATTAGAAAATCACATGAAAATCCATCTATTAAAAAATTATACGATGAATTCCTTGAAAAACCTCTCAGTGAAAAATCACATAAATTATTACATACAAGATATTTTGAAAGAGAATGGTTATGA
- the nuoF gene encoding NADH-quinone oxidoreductase subunit NuoF: protein MPSYKYHILICGGTGCTSSKSELIKDNLEKIIKEKNLENDVQVVRTGCFGFCEQGPIVKFLPDNTFYVRVTPEDAEELVNEHIIKGRKVERLLYVEPTEKEKIDESKKMPFYKKQIRVALRNAGLIDPDDIDEYIANDGYQALAKALSMTPEEVVEEVRESGLRGRGGGGFPTGLKWGFAQKAKSDVKYVVCNADEGDPGAFMDRSVLEGDPHSVIEGMAIAGYAIGANQGYIYIRAEYPLAVKRLQNAINQAREYGLLGENILGTDFSFDLEIRLGAGAFVCGEETALLASIEGYRGEPRTKPPFPAQKGLWGKPTIINNVETLANIAPIILKGAKWFRSLGTEKSPGTKVFALAGKVNNVGLVEVPMGTTLREVIFDIGGGIRDNKKFKAVQTGGPSGGCIPEAYLDTPIDFDTLTALGSMMGSGGMIVMDENTCMPDVAKFYLEFSVEESCGKCTPCRIGNVRLLEILEKITSGRATIEDLNTLETLGKTIKDSALCGLGQTSPNPILSTLHYFRDEYEAHVLDKTCPAGVCKNLITYVIDKDKCVGCTACARVCPVNAISGEIKKPHEIDQEKCIKCGACYATCRFGAIEKI from the coding sequence ATGCCATCATATAAATATCACATATTAATCTGTGGAGGTACAGGTTGTACATCTTCTAAAAGTGAACTTATAAAGGATAATCTTGAAAAGATTATAAAGGAAAAAAATCTTGAAAATGATGTTCAGGTTGTTAGAACAGGTTGTTTTGGATTCTGTGAACAGGGACCTATTGTAAAGTTCTTACCTGATAATACATTTTATGTTAGAGTTACACCGGAAGATGCAGAAGAATTGGTTAATGAACATATTATAAAAGGTAGAAAAGTTGAAAGATTGTTATACGTGGAACCTACAGAAAAGGAAAAAATCGACGAATCAAAGAAAATGCCATTTTATAAAAAACAAATCAGGGTTGCTTTAAGAAACGCCGGTTTAATTGATCCTGATGATATTGATGAATATATTGCAAATGATGGTTATCAGGCTTTAGCAAAAGCATTATCAATGACTCCAGAAGAAGTTGTTGAAGAAGTTAGAGAATCCGGTCTTAGAGGAAGAGGTGGAGGAGGATTCCCAACAGGATTAAAATGGGGATTTGCCCAAAAAGCAAAAAGCGATGTAAAGTATGTTGTATGTAATGCAGACGAAGGTGACCCGGGAGCATTTATGGATAGATCCGTTTTAGAAGGTGATCCACATTCAGTTATTGAAGGAATGGCTATTGCAGGTTACGCAATAGGAGCAAATCAGGGATATATTTACATAAGAGCAGAATATCCCCTTGCAGTTAAAAGACTTCAAAATGCTATTAATCAGGCAAGAGAATATGGACTATTGGGTGAAAATATTTTAGGAACTGATTTTTCATTTGATCTCGAAATAAGACTTGGTGCTGGAGCTTTTGTTTGTGGTGAAGAAACTGCTTTATTAGCTTCAATTGAAGGATACAGAGGAGAACCAAGAACAAAACCTCCTTTCCCTGCCCAAAAAGGTTTATGGGGCAAACCAACTATTATAAATAATGTTGAAACACTTGCAAATATTGCTCCTATTATTTTAAAGGGTGCAAAATGGTTTAGAAGTCTTGGAACAGAAAAATCTCCTGGAACAAAGGTTTTTGCACTAGCAGGTAAGGTTAACAATGTTGGACTTGTTGAAGTTCCAATGGGTACAACATTAAGAGAGGTTATTTTTGATATTGGTGGTGGAATTAGAGATAACAAGAAATTTAAAGCTGTTCAAACAGGTGGACCATCAGGAGGATGTATTCCTGAAGCATATCTCGATACTCCAATTGATTTTGATACATTAACTGCATTGGGTTCTATGATGGGTTCAGGTGGTATGATTGTTATGGACGAAAATACATGTATGCCTGATGTTGCAAAGTTCTATCTTGAATTCTCCGTTGAAGAATCATGTGGTAAATGTACTCCATGTAGAATAGGTAACGTAAGATTACTTGAAATATTAGAAAAGATTACTTCTGGTAGAGCAACAATAGAAGATTTAAATACACTTGAAACTTTAGGAAAAACTATAAAAGATTCTGCATTATGTGGTTTAGGTCAAACATCACCTAATCCAATATTATCCACTCTGCATTATTTCAGAGATGAATATGAAGCACATGTTCTTGATAAAACATGTCCAGCTGGAGTATGTAAGAATTTAATTACATATGTAATTGATAAGGATAAATGTGTGGGATGTACAGCATGTGCGAGAGTTTGTCCTGTAAATGCAATTAGTGGTGAAATTAAGAAACCACATGAAATAGATCAGGAAAAATGTATTAAATGCGGCGCCTGTTATGCAACATGTAGATTCGGCGCTATAGAAAAGATATAA
- a CDS encoding (2Fe-2S) ferredoxin domain-containing protein, which yields MPKIKSLEDLLKQKEAAKNKLNLRKIADKDNIITLKVAMGTCGIAAGAKETFNKLVEIVEEKGLDNIRIIQTGCMGYCHAEPTVEVSEPGKEPILYGKINEERAVELIEKHILNGELLQDSIIGETHKSINE from the coding sequence ATGCCTAAAATTAAAAGCCTTGAAGATTTATTAAAACAGAAGGAAGCTGCAAAAAATAAATTGAATTTAAGAAAAATTGCTGATAAAGACAATATAATAACTTTAAAGGTTGCAATGGGAACATGCGGAATTGCAGCTGGCGCAAAAGAAACATTTAACAAATTGGTTGAAATTGTTGAGGAAAAAGGACTTGATAATATTAGAATTATTCAAACTGGTTGTATGGGGTATTGTCATGCAGAACCTACTGTTGAAGTTTCTGAACCGGGAAAGGAACCTATATTATATGGAAAAATCAACGAAGAAAGAGCTGTTGAATTAATTGAAAAACATATATTAAACGGAGAATTGCTTCAGGATTCAATAATAGGAGAAACACACAAATCCATTAACGAGTAA
- a CDS encoding complex I 24 kDa subunit family protein has protein sequence MSVELESKLKEVEEYIDSLELEGKDKVTKRSYLIHVLHRAQEIIGYLPIEVQKLIAKKLDVHASDVYGVVTFYNFFSMKPKGKYPISVCLGTACYVRGSGDILEEFKKQLGIKENETTEDGLFSLHAVRCVGACGLAPVVMIGDEVHGRLTKNDVKKLIKEYRERG, from the coding sequence ATGTCCGTAGAACTTGAAAGTAAGTTAAAAGAAGTAGAAGAATATATTGACTCTCTGGAACTCGAAGGGAAGGACAAAGTTACAAAGAGAAGTTATCTAATCCATGTGCTACATAGAGCACAGGAAATAATTGGTTATTTACCAATTGAGGTTCAAAAATTAATCGCTAAAAAATTAGACGTTCATGCTTCTGATGTTTATGGAGTAGTAACGTTTTATAACTTTTTTTCAATGAAACCAAAGGGAAAATATCCTATAAGTGTATGTTTAGGAACAGCATGTTATGTTAGAGGATCAGGAGATATTTTAGAAGAATTTAAAAAACAATTAGGCATTAAAGAAAACGAAACAACAGAAGATGGATTATTCAGTCTTCATGCTGTTAGATGTGTAGGAGCATGTGGTCTTGCACCAGTTGTTATGATTGGTGACGAAGTTCATGGAAGATTAACGAAAAACGATGTAAAGAAATTAATAAAAGAATACCGTGAAAGAGGTTAA
- the groES gene encoding co-chaperone GroES gives MKVKPLGNRLLIKPVIEEKKTEGGIVLPDTAKEKPMRAEVVAIGTIDDDVEINVGDHVVFAKYSGTEIKIDDEDYIIIDVDDILAKYED, from the coding sequence GTGAAAGTAAAACCACTTGGTAACAGATTATTAATAAAACCTGTTATTGAAGAAAAGAAAACAGAAGGCGGTATAGTATTACCAGATACAGCAAAAGAAAAACCAATGAGAGCAGAAGTTGTTGCTATTGGAACTATTGACGATGATGTTGAAATAAACGTAGGTGATCACGTAGTATTTGCTAAATATTCAGGAACAGAAATAAAAATTGACGATGAAGACTATATTATAATCGACGTAGATGATATTTTAGCAAAATATGAAGACTAA
- the groL gene encoding chaperonin GroEL (60 kDa chaperone family; promotes refolding of misfolded polypeptides especially under stressful conditions; forms two stacked rings of heptamers to form a barrel-shaped 14mer; ends can be capped by GroES; misfolded proteins enter the barrel where they are refolded when GroES binds), with protein MAKVMLFSEEARRALERGVNKVADAVKITLGPKGRNVVLEKSWGSPTITNDGVSIAKEIELKDKFENLGAQLVKEVASKTNDVAGDGTTTATVLAQAMIREGLKNVAAGANPMLMKNGIQKAAEKAVEEIKNMSKKLSSKEDIAHVASISANNEQIGNLIADAMDKVGEDGVITVEDSKTMETFVDFTEGMQFDRGYISPYFVTDTEKMEAIMKEPYILITDKKISTVKPLIPVLEKVAQAGKPLVIIAEDVEGEALSTLVLNKLRGTLESVAVKAPGFGDRRKAMLQDIAILTGGVVISEEVGLTLENVTLNDLGRADMVKVRKDDTIIVGGKGDEENIKERIKQIKAQIENTTSEYEKETLQERLAKMAGGVAVIKVGAATETELKEKKHRIEDALSATRAAVEEGIVPGGGVTLLRAKKAIEPLLEELEGDEKIGAKVVYEALEAPIRQIAKNAGVDGAIIIDRVLAKDEVAYGYDALNDEFVDMFDKGIIDPAKVTRSAVQNAASIASMLLTTEVLVVDEPKEEKAPEMPDMPAY; from the coding sequence ATGGCAAAGGTAATGTTATTCTCAGAAGAAGCAAGAAGAGCATTAGAAAGAGGAGTTAATAAGGTAGCAGATGCTGTTAAAATAACTTTAGGACCAAAAGGTAGAAATGTTGTATTGGAAAAGAGCTGGGGTTCACCAACAATTACAAATGATGGTGTATCAATTGCAAAAGAAATCGAATTAAAAGATAAATTTGAAAACTTAGGTGCACAGTTAGTAAAAGAAGTAGCTTCAAAAACAAATGATGTGGCTGGTGACGGTACAACAACAGCAACAGTATTGGCACAGGCTATGATAAGAGAAGGATTGAAAAATGTAGCTGCTGGTGCTAATCCAATGTTAATGAAAAATGGAATTCAGAAAGCAGCAGAAAAAGCTGTTGAAGAAATCAAGAACATGAGCAAAAAATTATCAAGTAAAGAAGATATTGCACATGTTGCATCAATTTCAGCAAACAACGAACAGATAGGTAACTTAATTGCAGATGCAATGGACAAAGTTGGCGAAGATGGTGTAATCACAGTTGAAGATTCAAAAACAATGGAAACATTTGTAGATTTCACAGAAGGTATGCAATTTGATAGAGGATATATTTCACCATACTTTGTAACAGATACAGAAAAAATGGAAGCAATAATGAAAGAACCATATATCTTGATTACAGATAAAAAGATTTCAACAGTAAAGCCATTAATTCCTGTATTAGAAAAAGTTGCACAGGCTGGAAAACCATTAGTAATTATTGCAGAAGATGTTGAAGGTGAAGCATTATCAACATTAGTATTAAACAAATTAAGAGGAACATTAGAATCAGTTGCAGTTAAAGCACCTGGTTTTGGTGACAGAAGAAAAGCAATGTTACAGGATATAGCTATCTTAACAGGTGGCGTTGTAATCAGTGAAGAAGTTGGATTAACATTGGAAAATGTAACATTAAACGACCTTGGTAGAGCAGATATGGTAAAAGTAAGAAAAGATGACACAATTATCGTTGGTGGAAAAGGTGACGAAGAAAACATCAAAGAAAGAATTAAACAGATAAAAGCACAAATTGAAAATACAACTTCAGAATATGAAAAAGAAACATTACAGGAAAGACTTGCTAAAATGGCTGGGGGAGTTGCAGTTATTAAAGTTGGTGCTGCAACAGAAACAGAATTAAAAGAAAAGAAACACAGAATTGAAGATGCATTATCAGCTACAAGAGCAGCAGTAGAAGAAGGTATAGTTCCTGGTGGTGGAGTAACATTATTAAGAGCTAAAAAAGCTATTGAACCATTATTAGAAGAATTAGAAGGAGACGAAAAAATCGGTGCAAAAGTTGTATATGAAGCATTAGAAGCACCAATTAGACAAATTGCTAAAAATGCTGGAGTAGATGGAGCAATAATCATCGATAGAGTATTGGCAAAAGACGAAGTAGCTTACGGTTATGATGCATTAAATGATGAATTTGTAGATATGTTCGATAAAGGAATTATCGACCCAGCAAAAGTTACAAGAAGTGCAGTACAAAATGCAGCATCAATTGCTTCAATGCTCTTAACAACAGAAGTATTAGTAGTTGATGAACCAAAAGAAGAAAAAGCACCAGAAATGCCAGATATGCCAGCATATTAA